Genomic window (Triticum urartu cultivar G1812 unplaced genomic scaffold, Tu2.1 TuUngrouped_contig_9316, whole genome shotgun sequence):
CGACCCCAATGTTGCATGTCCTGAGTCACCAACTTGAGTTTCTCACACATGCCCATAGCCCCGAGGCCACTCGATGCCACTTGATTCCAAGCCCCCGTCACCATAGGATCATAGCCATCGTGCTTGGTCCACATCTCCTCAAACATAAACCTCTGTGGGCCATTCTGACCAGCATCGGGAGCCGTCTCCGTAGCTTTAACAACAATTGCATTGTGGTCGGATTCTTCAGTAATGACATGTTCAACAGAAGAGTGTGGGAAAAGACCAAGGAAGCCGTCGTTGCACACCGCCCTGTCTAATTTGACTTGGATGTTGTCTGCCCCCTCCCTTCTGTTATCCCACGTAAAAGGGTACCCAAAAAACCCCATATCAGCAAGCCACAATCAGCCAAACACTCCCTGAATTCATCCATTTGTGCGAAGCTTCACAAGTTGCCACCATGCTGCTCTATCAAGAGAAAAGCCTCGTTAAAGTCACCCAGAATAATCCATGGCTGATCATCATGCCTTCTAAGGTACCGAAGTGCATCGCATGACTTTGATCTGAGCTCCGTTTTTGGTTCACCGTAGAATCCAGTGATCCTACAGGTCCTTCCTTCAAAAACAACTGCGGCATCAATAAAGTATTGACACCATGGGCGGACTGTCACTTGCACACTATCTCTCCACCATAGCGTCGTGCCACCACTCTTGCCCTTACAGTCAACAGCCACCCCCTCCCTGAAACCAAGGCTCCGCTTTAATTTCTCCATCGCCCTAGCCTTCTTCTTGGTCTCGCTCAAGAACACCACCGCTGGATTGTGGGAACATATTAGATCTCTGAGTTCGCCAACTGTCGAGTCCAACCCCAGTCCTCGACGGTTCCAGGTAAGGAGATCCATTGATCTCGGCGGCCCCGGCTCTCCAGGTCCGCCGATCCATCATCTTTCTCAACGATGCGATCAAACACTGAAGACGTCTTGCGCCTCGTATCACGAATGAACACATCACTTGTTCCCTGCCTATCAATGTCCCCCTTTGCTACCCACATTTGCTTTGGTCTCCTTTTCCTACTATCCTCATCCATCATTGAATGAGAAGAGCCACCCTGCTTATTTTCCGTCCCGGTTCTGGGTTTCCTCACGTAGTGACCCTTACGTCTCACCCTCTCCTCATGCATATCGGATCTTCCATGCATGGCGGGTGTACCCACTCTGTCAAAATCATGTGCCGGTGACCCGAGTGCCTCTCCTCATATGCATCATAGTCCCGTCCATATAGATGGCCCTTGCCCCTCCTGTCATGGTTAGGTTCCCAGCCGCCTTCTCCATGCCGATAGTTGTTCTGCTCCATCAacttctctctcaaatctctcTCCTTTTTGAATTCCAATCCCTGTCGCAGATCACCCTGCTACGGATGAGCAAGTCTGTCCTCTCCTGATCTCTGAACAACGCCGCCAGTGCGGCCTGTTGTAGAAGTGGTAAAGTCAGAGGATAAGTTTCTCCTGGTAGGGAGGTCTCTCATGCGTGGGTAGTCCTTTACTACTCCATCTGTTAGGTGAAATCTTGTCCCCTTCCTGAACTAGGTTGTAAGAGCAATTCAACAGTTCTCAAAAAAAAGCCATTTGATGCATGAGAGGGCGAAAAGCTTGATCCAGCTCTTACTCCGTCCTCTCTTTTACATGCATCAAATCCTCCTCTCCATCAACTACGCCCTCCGTTTTCCATAATTTTGGTGTTGCTAAATGTGCTCGTGCATCGTCGGGTGTGCTTCCATTCGGAGGAAACCATCCGCAGGAAACCGTTTTTCCACCTCTCGCTCCCACCTCTTCCCTTCATCGCCATGCACCACCACCAAATCCTGTCGAAGCATCGCCGCCTGCCATCCCCCATCCTCCGGGGGCAAGTTCTGGCCGGCCCCATGGAAACCCGCCCTACCCGGCCATGGAAATTGCTGTGGACTGAGAAATGTGTTGGCATGGCTACTTTTTTTTACCCTACTTATAAATTAGAGCTGCATTCAGGAGCTTCATTTCAGTGATCAACGAGCCATGCAAGTTAAACGTACATACGTCCTCTGATGCTTCCGTCCCAAGTGCGCATCAACAGGCTTGATGAAACGGCATGAACGAGTAGAAACAACCCCTTCGATTATAACCCCCCGACTTAGTTTTTATCGACCAACCGGGTTACCAGGAACATGTTGGATGCATGAACAGATAAACGTTAGCACAGTAAGTTAAAACTGTCCAGAAAACTCTTTCAGAACAATTGAGCAGAATCTTGACGTATGGGTTTAAAAGTGTTATTATGAGTAGCCGTCTAGCATGGAAGATGGAAATAGAAACATTTGGAGCAAAAGCAGGACAACTTCATTCTCATCCACAAAACAAGTAAGATTTCACAAAGACAAAGCAAAGCTCCCACGAAACATGTAAGATTTCAGTGTCAATAGAATATGCCACTGAAACCAATCTAGGCATTTCAGGTAACAACATAGCAAACACAAAATACTTCCACACTATGCTAGGCTTTGCATCGCAGTCCTGACCTAGGCCTTTATTATACTTCCTCATGGAGAAGTAGTTCTTATGCTTCCTTTCCCTCTCCATCTTCAGAGAAAGCTGTGGGACAAATCAATAAAATGTTGGGTCCGTGTGGTTAAACCAACAAAAAAAAAGGGTACGTCCATCCCATTTGTATGATGCAAAACCAGTGGTATCTCCAaaaatggaaaaataaaatgccaGAACATAAGAAAAACAATGATCTAAAAAACAGTGAATTGAATGTGGCATACCAACATGAAAATATTATCCCACTTTTTCAACCTATGTTAAAGGTACTATAGTTCTctagaaatgaaaaaaaattatatgagaccaggtctcacggttagcaggtgagacccgccctgatggatgacatgtggcattcacaaatcacaaagcatctaaTCTCTCCCCCCTGATTTCAAGTGGGGGTGGGGtagatgctttgtgatttgtgaatgccacgtgtGGATGGGGCTCGCGTGAGACCAAGTCTCATAGAATTCTTTTCCTCTAGAAACAGTCCATTTACTTCAAGAGTGCTAGAAATGCACAAACAATTTCATAACATTGCATACGGTGTCAACTTTGAAATACTACCAGTTACACCGGCAAGCTGACTTGCTAtcacatttaaaatgtttaagcAAAAAAACACAAATGTTTTAAAAAGTGGTAGAGAAAGCGCTCCAGCTCCACCTAGCAACTAGACCACTGCCTAGCATTTCTAGgcatttcgcaaaaaaaagagccaagtgtatatatacttcattatacaCTGTAAAATTTTAAATTTGACAAGGATGAGTACTTAAGCATCCAGGCACTTAAAAGCAATCACTTAGATAAAAGaccacgtgtcatccatcagggcGCAGCTTTTTAAACACTAAACTACTAAGGTAGTAACTCTGACATAACATCTGCTATCAAGAAACTAATAAGACTAGTGCGGTCACTACTATCATCTGGAACAACAGTCTTCAAAAGATCCCACTATTTCAACCTATGTTAGGGGTAATAACAGTCCTTTTACATGAAAAGTGCTAGAAATGCACAATTTCATAAAAGCGCATAAGGAGTGAACTTTGAATTAACAATTACACCAGCAAGCAGAATTGCTACCACATCCAAAATGTTTAAGCAAAAACCACCAATACTTAACAAGCCGTAGAGAGAAGCAAGCGCTCCAGCTCCACCTAGTGTTTCTAGGCGTTTTGTAGAGAACAGAGCAAAGTGTATATACTCTTAATTATAAACTGTATATGTTTTAATTTGACAAGGATGAATGTTTCGATCAACGATATATTTACTAAATAGAGTTTCCATACATGtcacttctcctcctcctctaTCACTACCCGCTGTTCCTGTTGTCATGCAGGAGACAGTAGCATGCAAGAATCACTGAGTAAGTATTAGAAACATGAATCGGTGACAGAGTAAAgcaggaaaaaataaaaaaaccttTCAGATTAAGCACTTAAAATCCATGGCCCCACAGCCCTTGGGCGCAGACTAATCCGCTAAGGTAACAGTCCTATCGTCAGAAACAACACTCTTCAAAAGAAGAGTAAACAGTCGTCGAAACAAGACTCTTCAAAAGAAGAGCTAACCCTCCAGTCACGGATAATCAATCAAGAATGTCTATCTTATGATGGGTTCCCAGATAAAACAGTCACCTAATTTAAGCTACtattatattattattattattattctcTAAAAAAGCATCTTACGAACGAACAATAACGCCATCAGATACTGACATAGACCGCAGTGAGTAGCATTGGTGATGGTATATCAACCTGGGAGCATGACAACACCTGGTGGTGATGCGCACGGGTCTTGCCGGGAGTTGAGACGGAGGATGGGTGGTTCGCGGTTGCTGTACGCCTCCCGCAGCTCCGCCCTGTTCTTCTTCACCACCTCCGCGAGAAAAGGGAGGCTGAACAACCCAGATAGATTCAATTTCGCTCGGTTAGTTAGAATCAATTCAATTCCCCAAGATAGACATACGCGCAAGCGAGCGAACAAGAGAGAGGGCGCGCGCACATCTCGGAGGGGGGACCCTTGGTGACCTTGGCGCCGGGGAGAGATCGTTCCTTCAGCTCCGCCCTCATCTCCTTAAGCTGCGCCTGAAGTTCCGCCGACTTGACCGGGTCTGCCGCACAACAACAGAGGCGTCAGATCCACAAGAAACTAGTAAGGACGGACGCAATGATGCTTACCCATGGCGACGGTAGCGGTTGCAGCGTCAGGGGCAaagcggaggcggcggcggagcggggtGGACGTCAATAACGCACGAACGTTCGGTCTGGAGGTCCCCAGACCGAACGACTCGTTCGTAGTGGAGGGGGGATTCGTTCGGGAGGAGAGCCCCCCAAGCCCGAACGCCCCTCCCTGTCGACCCTACagctttttttttttgagggataCGTCGACCCTACAGCTGGTAGCGAAAAAAGCCCGACTGTTTCTATGTTGGGCCAGATTAAAGCCCAGATTTTGCAGTGCTACGAAAAAAAAGGCATCAACGTTAAAGCACAAAAAATGCCATGGGTAAAAAGAAATTGTTTCTTTCAATGACCCAAAAGGAAAATAGTCATGGCAATTTTCATCATACAAACAAAACAAAATGCCATGCAAAATTCATAGTAAAAAATGCCATGATATTTTTAATTAAATTGTATGCACAATTTGAACACAAAATTGTGTGTGAGGAATTTGCCATGGTGTGGTAGTATAAATTGCCATGTTAAAAACATATAATTGCCATGACACTAAAGAATAAAATTTCCATCATGAAAATTAAAGAAAAAGAAGGGAATTTGCTATGGCCCATGATTTCAAAACATAAAATTACCATGGATTAAAAACTAAATAAAATTATTGCACTACCTATAATGAAATGTTTACACATGGCAAATTTAGTAAGTTTTTCTTCAAAAATAGATGGCAAACTTAGGAGTTTTTTTCACTAAAACACAAGGCAACTTTTTGAGCAAATGTAACTGGTAAATGGATTTTATTGAAAAAATATGGCAAAAAAACACTCATGATAAATAAGGAAATCCAGACTACACGACCAAAAAGTTGCCATGCTATATAGTGAATGAAATAaaaatttgccatggcaaaaatGTTTAATTTGCCATGGCAATAAATTTAAATATTTGTCATGGCGACATATGGAAATTTGCCATGTCAAAAATAAAAAGTAAAAACTGTCATGGCAATAAAAGTTAAGAGTTTCCATGGCAAAAAAAGTTAATTTTCCATGGCAATAAAATTTAAATATTTGCCATGGCAGTATAGGTAAATTTTCCATGTAAATTAAGGTAAAATTGTCGTgtcaaaaataaaaaataaaaaatgccaTGGCAATAAAAGTTAAGAGTTGCCATGGCAATTAAGGTAAATTTGACATGTCAATTAAGGTAATTTTTCCATATGGCAAAAATAAAAAAGTTAATTTTATTGTGATGATATTTTACTATATACATGAAGACACAAAAAA
Coding sequences:
- the LOC125532190 gene encoding uncharacterized protein LOC125532190 isoform X3, with amino-acid sequence MDPVKSAELQAQLKEMRAELKERSLPGAKVTKGPPSEILPFLAEVVKKNRAELREAYSNREPPILRLNSRQDPCASPPAFSEDGEGKEA
- the LOC125532190 gene encoding uncharacterized protein LOC125532190 isoform X2; this encodes MDPVKSAELQAQLKEMRAELKERSLPGAKVTKGPPSEILPFLAEVVKKNRAELREAYSNREPPILRLNSRQDPCASPPGVVMLPAFSEDGEGKEA
- the LOC125532190 gene encoding uncharacterized protein LOC125532190 isoform X1, whose product is MDPVKSAELQAQLKEMRAELKERSLPGAKVTKGPPSEILPFLAEVVKKNRAELREAYSNREPPILRLNSRQDPCASPPGTAGSDRGGGEVTCMETLFSKYIVDRNIHPCQIKTYTVYN